TCAGATCTTTTGACCCCACTACCTCTCAGTCCGCCAGAAGCGCCGTGCACTCAAAGTCCACTACAAGTACAAGCTCCAAGACCATTTGGCGATGAAGTTTCAAGCTCGTTCTTCTACCAAGAAGGGTTTGTTTTAGATGCCTGGGAAACTGGTGCTAAAGATTTAATTAAGCCAGTACACGAATTTAAACTCATGCAAGGAGGAGAGCACGATGACGTAGACTTTTTCGACAAATTTTTATGTGAGACTCTACGGTTTGCATGTGGTTGTCTTAATGAAAGGACAAACGGAACCATTCATTTTGGCGTAGCCGATGAAGAGAGGCAACAAGCTCGTGGATATGAACCCCGACAAATTGTTGGTTGCCGGGTCCCTAACATGCCGCATTTGAACAAGAAGCTAACAGAGTATATTGACAAGTGTTTCGTTGGCGAGAGCAGAAGCAATGTGCATAATTGCATTCGACCACCCCATTTTATCTCAGTGAAAAGAGAAGGAGTTTCCAGTGATAAATTTGTCATTGAGGTCGACATCGAGCCGCGGATTGCCCTTTGTGAAGGCGAGATTTTTAAAGCTAGCTTTAAGTGCCTTGTTCGGGGAAAGGATGAAGAAGCGGCTTATACAAGACATGGATCAGAGACAGTTGCGATTGTTAATTTAAAGGATTTTGAAGAATACGTACAAAAACGTCGTCCAGCACTAGATGACTTAAGGAAAAAGCGAGAAGGTGAAATGTCAGACCAGAATAAGAAAGATCAGGATTCGCAGAAGCACCTTTATAGCAAGCTTGTGAGACTATTAtgtgcaaacaaagaaaggctGGATTCTTCACTATATCCGATTCTTGTTTTAAGCAAACCAGGCGATACCATGAGACAAGAATTTCTCGATGAAACATTTGGGTTTATACAGAGTATCCCTTGGAGGGCTATCGTTGATTTTGACGATGAAGGTTCAGATAGAAGAGGTCTTTGCAAGGTATTTAAGTCTGGCCCTGGCTCACCTCCATGTGACATACACGAGGCAGAAGACTATAATGAAAGTGAAACTCTCCTTGACAGCATTGAATGCATGGACCCAAGGATACACTGGATATTCGGGAATGGTTATACTACTCTTAATAGGGAAAAGTTTAGCCTTAAGCAGTGGAATAACTCCAAAAGAAAGAAGGGTCTCAACCACGTCATGCAGGCGTTGGCGAAAACGATTCCAAAAGGCAGagcagttgttttgtttttgctcttttccAAGGAATGTGATACGTTGGCGGATACTTTTAAAGATTTCTGTACGTACTTTGAAGGCCCTAATCAACTTGTTTACGTTTCTGAAAACTCCGAAATGGTTAAAGATTGGGTAACGAAACTCTCAAATACATGTTTGGAGGAACACGAACTCAGAGAGAGGGGTGTGGTGGGCATGCAGTGGACAGAATTTCGGGAGTGCATGCAGCAATTAATTAGTGGTATTGATAGGCAGCAACTTTATGTTACTATGGCAAGTGGGAGCCCTTTTCCTTTATTGAACACTTTCAAGAACATTGATGTCGTCAGCGCGAATGAGTGTGAAGATTTGAGCAATTTAAGCTATACAGAACGCCAACGAATTTCATCAGAGGAGGAGAAAAAATTCTACAGAGGTTATTCAGTAACTTGGACAAATTTTTGGTTTACGGACAATCACAAGAACCATGTTCTACGAAGGGAAAActattcaaatttgaaaggtttAATTGAAAACTTTCACTCCCGGGGATCCGATGGAAGAGTTCACACAATAACCATTTATCATCACATTGGAGCAGGAGCTAGTACTATGGCTCGCCAGGCTCTATGGGATTTTCGACAGAAGTCGGACTTTCCTTACCGTTGTGCGGTAGTAACAAAAATAGATGACAACACTTGCAAAGAACTTTTACAACTGAGGAAAATAGGTTATGAAGAGACCGAAAAGACCTGTTTTCCTCCAGTACTAGCCCTGGTAGAAGATACAGAGGATTTCTTATTCCGTGAGTTACGCTCTCAAGTCTTAGATCTTGCGAACAAGCTTTCAAGGACAAAGTGGCCCGTGtgtatatttttgtattgcAAACCGACTCAAAAACCACGCTATTACCACTCacatgaaaaacaaacgaGTGTTTTTCTGGAGCAGAATCTTAGCGAAAAGGAAGTTAAGTGGTTTAAAGACAAATACACAGAATTAAGTAACCGTAATGAAGATCCTGAATACGACTTTCAAAGATATGCTAATGAAAACTTAATTTCCTTTATGATcatgaaggaaaattttaaCCCCGAATATGTTTCAAACATCGTTGACAAGAATTTATGTCAGATAACGCGAGATGTTGAGATAACTCTTCTTGAGTATACTTCTCTTCTCAGCTTGTTTAATCCGTACCCCGTGTTTGTTGCGTCTTTTGATACACTGATGTTGTCTTCAAGCCTCCTACAACGAAATATCTTTAGAGATTGGTTGGAGGATCTCACTCATGCAACGCGTATATTCTTGCGAGAGGTGGACGTGAGTGCAAATTTGGGAACGGGAAGGGCAATTGCTATAGTGCACCCGATTATTGCCAATAACCTACTCGATAGAATTGCCGCAAAAAAGGAAACTACTATATCTCaaattgctttgaattttttgagaTCTCCTTTGATAAAGAATAAAGGAAATTCTTTTACGGGGACTTACCTATATGAAGGTGCCAATAGGATGCTGAAGCAGCGAAAGAAATACGAGTATGGAGATGACGTTCAGACAAAGTTCTCACCCCTGATAGAGAAGATCTTGTACGTTGAGTGCCTGGAGGATGGCAATGGGAAATCTACAGAGGAAAGGATATATCAAGCCGCTGAGGTTTTGAAGGAAGGCTTGGAAAAATTTGATGATGCTATGCTCGCTCAGCAATTAGCCAGAGTGTTTTATCTAAACGCGAGTGCATTTTCTAAGTCTTCAATAGAATCCTGCTTTTCAAAGGCCATCGAGTTTTGTAAAAAGGCTCTTCAAATGATTCCAAATAATTCTTACTATTTTGATACCATGGGCCGCATCCAGGAAAGGAAAATCAAGAATGTGTTTCATCATGTTCTCCGAGACAACCAGATTTTGCAGATAGATGAAGTCACTCCGGTTCTTAAGCTTGGTTTCGTAGCAGCTGAGTGGTTTCAAAAGTCAATATCAGCTTCACCAGATCATCAAAACCTCAGTGGGTTTAATGGCGAACTTTCAGTGATGTTTTACATGCTAGACGTCTTACGTTGTGCAGGAATATTTAGGGGCCAATGTGGCCTAGATAAGTTAAAGATGTATCTTGCCTACTGCCAGAAAATTCCTCCAGAGGTTAAGGAACCTTGGAAAGAGTTCCATGAAAAGATAAAAGGGCTCAGAGATCGATTCAGTCACTGCATGGAAGGACTTCTAGAAACTTTTGCTATCTACAAAGGGAGTAGCATAATAGAGAAGTTTGCTCCGACGCGAATTGCTGACTTCAAGACTCGATATCTCATTTACTTTGGTACAAGTGAGGTCTGGGATACTAAAAGCCCTGAGGATCGATGGGAATATCGTTGGTATAAAATAAATCAGTATCTTGCTGGCGGTATTTTTTCAAGTGCTTTCAACTTGGATCAGTACTATAGAGATAACGTAGGGGAAATTCTTAAAGAGCTGAGAGAATTAGCCAACCAGAATTGTGAGGAGCCTGTCCAAAAGAATCGTTACAATGACTTTCTACTCATCATAGTAACTGAAATGGCTCTTCACTCGCCGTGtggaagaaagaaaggaacacTTGAACAATACAGAGAAATTTACTATTTTGTGGAGAAATTGGTTGAACTTGAGGTTTACGACGAGGAGCATAAACGACTTTATGGAcatcttttaaaaatgatgTTTCTCTGGCCAAGAAAAGGTATGGAATTAGCAAACTATGGATTGAATTCGTTTTATGACGCAGTGAAAATACTCACAGAAAGGTGGAAAAGCAAAGATAGAGAAAGCATTGACCCAGACAAACTACACAAGCAGAAAATGCACAAACGCATGTCATttaagaaagagaagagaCAGTATACCACTCTTTTCTATTTGGGTAAAGGTGTTGGATTAGAGGTTTTTGTTCACATCAATGAAGTGTTAGGAACCCGGGGATATTTGGAGTGGGAAAATTTCAACGTTAGGAAGAGACTCAAACGCCTTAATGGAGTGGTGGATAGTAAGAATATCATAAAAATTCAGAATCCATTGGACCCAAGTAAAACAGTTGACATCTACTACTCACCCCGTGAAGGTGGGTTTTCGAAGGAAGCTGTATCATTTTACTTAGGCTTTAGTTGGGCCGGACCGGTTGCTTTCGATGTTCAATATAGCAACAAAGGTAGCCAGAAGCACTCTGTGGGAGATAATCGGTTCCAAGAAGGTCGATTTCTAGTTTATAAGAAGTTTGAAGATCCCATGACTTACGAAGAGTACGCAGAAAAACTGCTGAAACTAAGGAAGGAGCTCGAGATAATTTTGgtcttgaagaagaaaaaggaagacgGCGAAAAACTGGATGCAAAGCAGGTGAATTTTAGTAATTACGTAGTACTTTATTTTCCTGGTCAAGTGGAGGGTTCTGATTAGCTACTTTTTGGCCAGGGTTTTAAAGTTCGAAGCGTTACCTCGGAGTAGGTTTAGTCTAGCGAATATTTTTTCGAGTGCTGATTCAAAATGCGAAACGCAAAGGCTGTAAATCAATTTCTTTAGAGTTTTAACCTTTTAATTCTATTAAGCAGAAAGTTAACTCCAATAGAGAGGAACATTTACTCCATGGGAAACCAGGAGATACAAGTATTTGTAAAAGCGTTACCGAAGGAAGAAAAGGAGTCGGTAATTCATGTCGCCTAGagaaataataacatttattattatacatcagactcactatgaaaaatctgattggtcgagagcattcaatcaattcacaatagcttgtgaacttgacatgataaatgtaatatctgctgcagatattacatttatcatgtcaagttcaacgTCTGCCTGGTTACTAAGCCCCTTGGAGTGTTCTCcttagaaacaaaatggctgaacgCTTCGCTTCTGTTTCTGAGGATGaattatgtgaaaaatgtataataaaacaattattgaattcggTTTTcgcatgatatcatgaattatcaaaccctcgtgtctgtgttatctgcctcagccttcggcttcggcaGATAACACAGACCTCGGctttgataattcatgatatcatgctcaacctcatccaataattgtttaataaaCTACTGAAGTTTTTGCTTCCGTAGGCGTCGTTCCTGCTTAAACTCTAAAATTTGTTTGGTCGAATTCTTTTCCCTTGGCAGTCCTACCAGTAAGAGATCATTCATTCCCCAAGGACCACCTTTTCCCTTGTACAGAGGCTTAGATTTACCATTACCAGTATCCAGGATGTTCATTATTGCTATGGTTATAATTACGATATAGGAAGAAAAACTAAGATTAGAAGAAGACCTCCTGCAGAGACTGAAAAACTTGCAAATGAAGTTTGATTCCCTGGGAAATTTAGAAGACATGTATGACTGAGGTGAGCGAGTTGCAAGAGACGCTAAGTGTAAGTTGAAATGCTGTATCTTGTAGGAATTCATAGCTTAGTGAAATCAGCCAAAACCGCAGAGCTCACTCGCACTGATTTTTAGTTAAGAAACCTTTAGGTGTGTGGAAGCATGTAATCCTCTCACAAATGAGTGTTTGTGAAACTGAATAAGGTaaactaattttaaaatttagcgAGTATTCTTTTTTCAAGGAAACCCTCAATCGGAGTATCAAGGTGAATACTATGAAATCCAAAAATGCTCTAGTGGAACGTTTGTGGATTTCACTGATCGGATATGTGTGCTGAGCGTTCCACGTTCAAAGTTCATTTCATGGACCAACACTTTGTGGGACTGTGTGTTGAAAACGCTGATTGGGTGCGATGTTTTTGGCGTGTGTAAGGTAATGGAAGTGGTGAGAGGGACTTCGGTAGCAACGATAAAAAAGCATGAAAGTTCTAACTTGAACGGGGTTTTAACACATGATATCGACGCTACAGATGTGTCGGGTCCCCTATCagtagctgttattacaggtGATCCTGCAGGAAAAGCCTCTTAAGTTTACAGCGGCTAAAGAGTCAATATAGTTGAAAATGAGACGTGAGCCAAGTTTAAGTGTCAAAACTGCTGATgtctgtaataacagctattgggCCATCAGGCCAATTGAGGTCATGGGTTTAATTGAAgggtacggctatcaccaaagggaaaacactggttcccgtctgttcaccgaagttatgttgaatgtggattgagtttcagtcgatctcaacctgacttcgagggtttcctccgggcactccgctttcctccctcctcaaaaacTTGACTCATAGTTTATTCCAATTCcatcggatgcaggacctccctgaaaaccaccttcgggtgagtggagcttcctgggtaaatatcatgaattattaattattataattccAGTTAAAGGTCTAACAATCTCAGGCGTTTTATACTATTTCATTTCCGCAGTTACCAAGACCTTCAAACAAGAATCAGTTGAGTTTTTgtgactattttttttaattatagacacgttgattttttttaaattaatttatattGAAGCATgcagttttctttgaaatttcagtaCCCAGTGTGTATCCAGCTTTTGAAGAAGCTTTCAGGGCCAGGATCGTGTCCTGCATGACTTGAATCGTCACTGTGCGACTTAATTGCTcctcattgtttttgtttttatttgttttgtaacTTCTTTCatagcagttttcaaatgactggcgAAAAACCGATACCAAAGTAAATACTCCGACCTAATGCAACACGAATGAAAGGtgaaatgaaccaatcagaattccaaGCAATTGCCTGTAAGTTACCCTTAGCGCGGGAAATATCACGCGCGCAAGGTGTGATTGTTTCtcactggttgaaaaagtGCCGTGAGTGTTTAAAGTCAATCAGTAGCCATAGTAATTGCAATCGCgcaattactttcgacagtcatttgaaatctGCTCCATTGGTGATCTAGTCAAACCATGAAGTCTTGAGGACAAATTCGGGGACTTTTGTCTTGTGAGCTGGCAGCGATGTTCCAATATTAGTTTGTCTTGTAGAATTACCTCTAGAATACAGGGCTacaaataacggccggtcatcGCACAATGTCTGGTCAGAATTGGGTATCCTTGGATTGCCGGACATCTTTTCCGGTCCTTCACTGACTTGTTCagggaaattttaatttttaattactttattattcgaaagaaaaagaagcgaATGTAAAACTAAACAACaagaaattcaagaaattCCCGATGGTCGCAAATTTCTACGACGTCGTCCAGTCCTGACCGCAAATCACCGtgtctttgttattttatttagtAAGTGTTCCCAATTGGTAGAGGGTTTTACCTTTGGCGAGATACCGTGATTGGCTCTTAAATTAGTGATTGAttttttgattgattgaatgatCGGAAAACACCCTGACGGAGAATAATCTCGCTGCACCGTGAATAGTCCAAGTTGTATTTGTTGCAAAGTGAGAAATGCAAAGAGTGGTAAAACTATAAACTTGTAATTCTTATTGCCAAACCGACttggattaatttttttttttttttaatgttttttgaaaggGTTACTGTGCAATCTGCGTCAACTATAGCTACGACGGCCCTTGTAACTAAAACgtcacaataaaattgaactttgcgttaagttaagtcttttgcgattattacatgttgatcacgttgtacaaaataggcgaaccgcactttcgcttgcttggtacgaatggttttcacgtaaagacagagaatgaaagatttactgcatCGAGCTCGCCTTGTCGTCAGAatctcaaatatgaaaatttcacgtcgtcgtttggcagattACACCAAACAGCGTGCCGCACGCGCAGCACGATTAtgtttcttcattcaaccaatcaaatcattgatttgtgccgttgacgttgccgtcgtcaaatctttagggagcttaagcaaccacgacgacgacggcaataaaaaccccacaaatttgcatatttgacaatgaaaaacagcagttttgcacgctttgcacgtgcatttttttcttttgacattttgaagacgttctcgatctttctacgacgtgaaatgacctgttttgcagttgtctggacgacgtgagcatatgatgacacaTGTTCAATTCTGTCTTGTTATCTCaaaagcgctggttccaatttaattccaggatagttagcacacattttgcaagcgcaaatgactttgaataactgtgACATTGAaaaaacgcgaagttacattttcagatgacgttctcgctgtcgtcgacgtcgtctttgcttaagctcccttttaaCTCCCTTATAGCAAGAGTTAC
This sequence is a window from Acropora palmata chromosome 6, jaAcrPala1.3, whole genome shotgun sequence. Protein-coding genes within it:
- the LOC141883835 gene encoding sterile alpha motif domain-containing protein 9-like isoform X1 codes for the protein MEFDELKVFIHSLPPDCQENSLKDFLEAVGDFPGGVTKVSIHPKKTFAFVTVSHTHVAKTLLSRTLLYCDGSGNFYMLKCCPYVKQQSRRKRLPESKPKQNLCSPQSMKRKETIISNPANCTPSVQVHPFTPDFSVLSLSKPKRKRKKKDAFAVWFSDISSTPCSASSKKRTTARKKKKSKVFKPEYHKSESFEFGDLHSERKQCTSNDTEQVTSTIEVFNLETSERDQVQENHGLNKVEERDMVLGHYENASKPLCESPRSSLTQVIIDHDYLGPLCLQFTSPPSVADVKNEIMDRTALPIEEQTIYCNGKKLSDTLDLSSLVVAQGKHLSLLLSSGSLRGGGDPKKVKSEVEGATGGVEVDPVLQTAGEDVMSMETWDAEKVERWLRIIKLNKYGAVCRQECISGRALLLIASRSVNELVRILNLKKGPETILMDNLQKPLQVFDKGKPQMPSCSEATIEKWSVEELCSWLKELGIPENSLKEAENEEISGSALLLLRKNGKLRDCLKMKMGPWIVLENELSLHLERSCDISGEVLTAPNGQTVVKNNFILETEVVKESAEPEAMNNPSIKTFRKIPSKINLSEEEKKLSLLRNALHLDIESQTEYKDQHCLVRSIFVKRGKGANALEKLFTFIVILKEEFVADNPSKLWRKIRDKVHDWMKLLTKENREEFRWNEGSESFLHVPSKENVSLRDGKVGQVFLDNLSDIDFQQNVFVVLVDKQLFESKQTAGYLFEMDKKFKYSFILKLNANDSKYHASFDPKRPSQDLGYSKHFKSLLKGVGDLSSDLLTPLPLSPPEAPCTQSPLQVQAPRPFGDEVSSSFFYQEGFVLDAWETGAKDLIKPVHEFKLMQGGEHDDVDFFDKFLCETLRFACGCLNERTNGTIHFGVADEERQQARGYEPRQIVGCRVPNMPHLNKKLTEYIDKCFVGESRSNVHNCIRPPHFISVKREGVSSDKFVIEVDIEPRIALCEGEIFKASFKCLVRGKDEEAAYTRHGSETVAIVNLKDFEEYVQKRRPALDDLRKKREGEMSDQNKKDQDSQKHLYSKLVRLLCANKERLDSSLYPILVLSKPGDTMRQEFLDETFGFIQSIPWRAIVDFDDEGSDRRGLCKVFKSGPGSPPCDIHEAEDYNESETLLDSIECMDPRIHWIFGNGYTTLNREKFSLKQWNNSKRKKGLNHVMQALAKTIPKGRAVVLFLLFSKECDTLADTFKDFCTYFEGPNQLVYVSENSEMVKDWVTKLSNTCLEEHELRERGVVGMQWTEFRECMQQLISGIDRQQLYVTMASGSPFPLLNTFKNIDVVSANECEDLSNLSYTERQRISSEEEKKFYRGYSVTWTNFWFTDNHKNHVLRRENYSNLKGLIENFHSRGSDGRVHTITIYHHIGAGASTMARQALWDFRQKSDFPYRCAVVTKIDDNTCKELLQLRKIGYEETEKTCFPPVLALVEDTEDFLFRELRSQVLDLANKLSRTKWPVCIFLYCKPTQKPRYYHSHEKQTSVFLEQNLSEKEVKWFKDKYTELSNRNEDPEYDFQRYANENLISFMIMKENFNPEYVSNIVDKNLCQITRDVEITLLEYTSLLSLFNPYPVFVASFDTLMLSSSLLQRNIFRDWLEDLTHATRIFLREVDVSANLGTGRAIAIVHPIIANNLLDRIAAKKETTISQIALNFLRSPLIKNKGNSFTGTYLYEGANRMLKQRKKYEYGDDVQTKFSPLIEKILYVECLEDGNGKSTEERIYQAAEVLKEGLEKFDDAMLAQQLARVFYLNASAFSKSSIESCFSKAIEFCKKALQMIPNNSYYFDTMGRIQERKIKNVFHHVLRDNQILQIDEVTPVLKLGFVAAEWFQKSISASPDHQNLSGFNGELSVMFYMLDVLRCAGIFRGQCGLDKLKMYLAYCQKIPPEVKEPWKEFHEKIKGLRDRFSHCMEGLLETFAIYKGSSIIEKFAPTRIADFKTRYLIYFGTSEVWDTKSPEDRWEYRWYKINQYLAGGIFSSAFNLDQYYRDNVGEILKELRELANQNCEEPVQKNRYNDFLLIIVTEMALHSPCGRKKGTLEQYREIYYFVEKLVELEVYDEEHKRLYGHLLKMMFLWPRKGMELANYGLNSFYDAVKILTERWKSKDRESIDPDKLHKQKMHKRMSFKKEKRQYTTLFYLGKGVGLEVFVHINEVLGTRGYLEWENFNVRKRLKRLNGVVDSKNIIKIQNPLDPSKTVDIYYSPREGGFSKEAVSFYLGFSWAGPVAFDVQYSNKGSQKHSVGDNRFQEGRFLVYKKFEDPMTYEEYAEKLLKLRKELEIILVLKKKKEDGEKLDAKQEEKLRLEEDLLQRLKNLQMKFDSLGNLEDMYD
- the LOC141883835 gene encoding sterile alpha motif domain-containing protein 9-like isoform X2, yielding MLKCCPYVKQQSRRKRLPESKPKQNLCSPQSMKRKETIISNPANCTPSVQVHPFTPDFSVLSLSKPKRKRKKKDAFAVWFSDISSTPCSASSKKRTTARKKKKSKVFKPEYHKSESFEFGDLHSERKQCTSNDTEQVTSTIEVFNLETSERDQVQENHGLNKVEERDMVLGHYENASKPLCESPRSSLTQVIIDHDYLGPLCLQFTSPPSVADVKNEIMDRTALPIEEQTIYCNGKKLSDTLDLSSLVVAQGKHLSLLLSSGSLRGGGDPKKVKSEVEGATGGVEVDPVLQTAGEDVMSMETWDAEKVERWLRIIKLNKYGAVCRQECISGRALLLIASRSVNELVRILNLKKGPETILMDNLQKPLQVFDKGKPQMPSCSEATIEKWSVEELCSWLKELGIPENSLKEAENEEISGSALLLLRKNGKLRDCLKMKMGPWIVLENELSLHLERSCDISGEVLTAPNGQTVVKNNFILETEVVKESAEPEAMNNPSIKTFRKIPSKINLSEEEKKLSLLRNALHLDIESQTEYKDQHCLVRSIFVKRGKGANALEKLFTFIVILKEEFVADNPSKLWRKIRDKVHDWMKLLTKENREEFRWNEGSESFLHVPSKENVSLRDGKVGQVFLDNLSDIDFQQNVFVVLVDKQLFESKQTAGYLFEMDKKFKYSFILKLNANDSKYHASFDPKRPSQDLGYSKHFKSLLKGVGDLSSDLLTPLPLSPPEAPCTQSPLQVQAPRPFGDEVSSSFFYQEGFVLDAWETGAKDLIKPVHEFKLMQGGEHDDVDFFDKFLCETLRFACGCLNERTNGTIHFGVADEERQQARGYEPRQIVGCRVPNMPHLNKKLTEYIDKCFVGESRSNVHNCIRPPHFISVKREGVSSDKFVIEVDIEPRIALCEGEIFKASFKCLVRGKDEEAAYTRHGSETVAIVNLKDFEEYVQKRRPALDDLRKKREGEMSDQNKKDQDSQKHLYSKLVRLLCANKERLDSSLYPILVLSKPGDTMRQEFLDETFGFIQSIPWRAIVDFDDEGSDRRGLCKVFKSGPGSPPCDIHEAEDYNESETLLDSIECMDPRIHWIFGNGYTTLNREKFSLKQWNNSKRKKGLNHVMQALAKTIPKGRAVVLFLLFSKECDTLADTFKDFCTYFEGPNQLVYVSENSEMVKDWVTKLSNTCLEEHELRERGVVGMQWTEFRECMQQLISGIDRQQLYVTMASGSPFPLLNTFKNIDVVSANECEDLSNLSYTERQRISSEEEKKFYRGYSVTWTNFWFTDNHKNHVLRRENYSNLKGLIENFHSRGSDGRVHTITIYHHIGAGASTMARQALWDFRQKSDFPYRCAVVTKIDDNTCKELLQLRKIGYEETEKTCFPPVLALVEDTEDFLFRELRSQVLDLANKLSRTKWPVCIFLYCKPTQKPRYYHSHEKQTSVFLEQNLSEKEVKWFKDKYTELSNRNEDPEYDFQRYANENLISFMIMKENFNPEYVSNIVDKNLCQITRDVEITLLEYTSLLSLFNPYPVFVASFDTLMLSSSLLQRNIFRDWLEDLTHATRIFLREVDVSANLGTGRAIAIVHPIIANNLLDRIAAKKETTISQIALNFLRSPLIKNKGNSFTGTYLYEGANRMLKQRKKYEYGDDVQTKFSPLIEKILYVECLEDGNGKSTEERIYQAAEVLKEGLEKFDDAMLAQQLARVFYLNASAFSKSSIESCFSKAIEFCKKALQMIPNNSYYFDTMGRIQERKIKNVFHHVLRDNQILQIDEVTPVLKLGFVAAEWFQKSISASPDHQNLSGFNGELSVMFYMLDVLRCAGIFRGQCGLDKLKMYLAYCQKIPPEVKEPWKEFHEKIKGLRDRFSHCMEGLLETFAIYKGSSIIEKFAPTRIADFKTRYLIYFGTSEVWDTKSPEDRWEYRWYKINQYLAGGIFSSAFNLDQYYRDNVGEILKELRELANQNCEEPVQKNRYNDFLLIIVTEMALHSPCGRKKGTLEQYREIYYFVEKLVELEVYDEEHKRLYGHLLKMMFLWPRKGMELANYGLNSFYDAVKILTERWKSKDRESIDPDKLHKQKMHKRMSFKKEKRQYTTLFYLGKGVGLEVFVHINEVLGTRGYLEWENFNVRKRLKRLNGVVDSKNIIKIQNPLDPSKTVDIYYSPREGGFSKEAVSFYLGFSWAGPVAFDVQYSNKGSQKHSVGDNRFQEGRFLVYKKFEDPMTYEEYAEKLLKLRKELEIILVLKKKKEDGEKLDAKQEEKLRLEEDLLQRLKNLQMKFDSLGNLEDMYD
- the LOC141883835 gene encoding sterile alpha motif domain-containing protein 9-like isoform X3, whose amino-acid sequence is MDRTALPIEEQTIYCNGKKLSDTLDLSSLVVAQGKHLSLLLSSGSLRGGGDPKKVKSEVEGATGGVEVDPVLQTAGEDVMSMETWDAEKVERWLRIIKLNKYGAVCRQECISGRALLLIASRSVNELVRILNLKKGPETILMDNLQKPLQVFDKGKPQMPSCSEATIEKWSVEELCSWLKELGIPENSLKEAENEEISGSALLLLRKNGKLRDCLKMKMGPWIVLENELSLHLERSCDISGEVLTAPNGQTVVKNNFILETEVVKESAEPEAMNNPSIKTFRKIPSKINLSEEEKKLSLLRNALHLDIESQTEYKDQHCLVRSIFVKRGKGANALEKLFTFIVILKEEFVADNPSKLWRKIRDKVHDWMKLLTKENREEFRWNEGSESFLHVPSKENVSLRDGKVGQVFLDNLSDIDFQQNVFVVLVDKQLFESKQTAGYLFEMDKKFKYSFILKLNANDSKYHASFDPKRPSQDLGYSKHFKSLLKGVGDLSSDLLTPLPLSPPEAPCTQSPLQVQAPRPFGDEVSSSFFYQEGFVLDAWETGAKDLIKPVHEFKLMQGGEHDDVDFFDKFLCETLRFACGCLNERTNGTIHFGVADEERQQARGYEPRQIVGCRVPNMPHLNKKLTEYIDKCFVGESRSNVHNCIRPPHFISVKREGVSSDKFVIEVDIEPRIALCEGEIFKASFKCLVRGKDEEAAYTRHGSETVAIVNLKDFEEYVQKRRPALDDLRKKREGEMSDQNKKDQDSQKHLYSKLVRLLCANKERLDSSLYPILVLSKPGDTMRQEFLDETFGFIQSIPWRAIVDFDDEGSDRRGLCKVFKSGPGSPPCDIHEAEDYNESETLLDSIECMDPRIHWIFGNGYTTLNREKFSLKQWNNSKRKKGLNHVMQALAKTIPKGRAVVLFLLFSKECDTLADTFKDFCTYFEGPNQLVYVSENSEMVKDWVTKLSNTCLEEHELRERGVVGMQWTEFRECMQQLISGIDRQQLYVTMASGSPFPLLNTFKNIDVVSANECEDLSNLSYTERQRISSEEEKKFYRGYSVTWTNFWFTDNHKNHVLRRENYSNLKGLIENFHSRGSDGRVHTITIYHHIGAGASTMARQALWDFRQKSDFPYRCAVVTKIDDNTCKELLQLRKIGYEETEKTCFPPVLALVEDTEDFLFRELRSQVLDLANKLSRTKWPVCIFLYCKPTQKPRYYHSHEKQTSVFLEQNLSEKEVKWFKDKYTELSNRNEDPEYDFQRYANENLISFMIMKENFNPEYVSNIVDKNLCQITRDVEITLLEYTSLLSLFNPYPVFVASFDTLMLSSSLLQRNIFRDWLEDLTHATRIFLREVDVSANLGTGRAIAIVHPIIANNLLDRIAAKKETTISQIALNFLRSPLIKNKGNSFTGTYLYEGANRMLKQRKKYEYGDDVQTKFSPLIEKILYVECLEDGNGKSTEERIYQAAEVLKEGLEKFDDAMLAQQLARVFYLNASAFSKSSIESCFSKAIEFCKKALQMIPNNSYYFDTMGRIQERKIKNVFHHVLRDNQILQIDEVTPVLKLGFVAAEWFQKSISASPDHQNLSGFNGELSVMFYMLDVLRCAGIFRGQCGLDKLKMYLAYCQKIPPEVKEPWKEFHEKIKGLRDRFSHCMEGLLETFAIYKGSSIIEKFAPTRIADFKTRYLIYFGTSEVWDTKSPEDRWEYRWYKINQYLAGGIFSSAFNLDQYYRDNVGEILKELRELANQNCEEPVQKNRYNDFLLIIVTEMALHSPCGRKKGTLEQYREIYYFVEKLVELEVYDEEHKRLYGHLLKMMFLWPRKGMELANYGLNSFYDAVKILTERWKSKDRESIDPDKLHKQKMHKRMSFKKEKRQYTTLFYLGKGVGLEVFVHINEVLGTRGYLEWENFNVRKRLKRLNGVVDSKNIIKIQNPLDPSKTVDIYYSPREGGFSKEAVSFYLGFSWAGPVAFDVQYSNKGSQKHSVGDNRFQEGRFLVYKKFEDPMTYEEYAEKLLKLRKELEIILVLKKKKEDGEKLDAKQEEKLRLEEDLLQRLKNLQMKFDSLGNLEDMYD